A window of the Vallitalea okinawensis genome harbors these coding sequences:
- the hpt gene encoding hypoxanthine phosphoribosyltransferase, with product MLEKVDVLISQEELTARIKELGEQISKDYEGKELTLICVLKGGVMFMVDLAKEITVPLTMDFMAVSSYGNEKVSSGIVKIVKDLDEPIEGKNLLIVEDIIDSGRTLHYLVNILKERKPESIKICTLLDKPEQRVVDVEVDYVGFTIPDKFVLGYGLDYEQFLRNIPYIGVMREE from the coding sequence ATTCTAGAAAAAGTAGACGTATTAATTTCACAAGAAGAGTTAACAGCAAGAATAAAAGAGTTAGGTGAGCAAATTTCCAAGGATTATGAAGGGAAAGAGCTTACATTAATCTGTGTGTTAAAAGGTGGCGTCATGTTCATGGTGGACCTTGCAAAAGAAATTACAGTACCATTAACAATGGACTTTATGGCGGTATCAAGCTATGGAAATGAAAAAGTTTCAAGTGGTATTGTTAAAATTGTTAAAGATCTTGATGAGCCTATTGAAGGTAAAAATCTTTTAATCGTAGAAGATATTATCGATTCAGGTAGAACACTTCATTACCTTGTAAACATCTTAAAAGAAAGAAAACCAGAAAGTATTAAAATTTGTACATTACTCGATAAACCTGAACAACGTGTCGTTGATGTAGAAGTTGATTATGTTGGTTTTACTATTCCTGATAAATTTGTATTAGGATATGGTTTGGATTATGAGCAATTCTTAAGAAATATCCCTTATATTGGTGTAATGAGAGAAGAATAG
- the spoIIE gene encoding stage II sporulation protein E: MQKIIQKMKQISIFDEKGQYIAICILGFFISRVSVYSSLFLFSVAFYSTFLGKKIVNYMLLGTSILGLLSLGNLNLTMRYIIALVLIGAFNGFILYYKKSLSKVGQATVSSILLFLINLVYVLMGGDRNLAFMLAVLECGLNFIMVYVQSYFVYMVGNTQRKTTYKQEELIASVFVLALAVVGTYGIQIGSIQLFLFLSYGLLLLLGYVYGAGVASTVGVVLGIIVNVTIYPNPLLIATFALSGILSGAFRELDKWASALAFTMGNLIFHFYFNNEMIFQEVLIPILLVDFTFMFLPKDLVKHGQIKSRKNELTEKEYMNRVQDITLQRLGTFSDTFQQLAATFEDISEKKMDLSKRDVSKLIDDVADQVCKYCDHIDYCWNKNFYNTYQTIYSILNAADEKGTIEFKDIPESFYKQCYKYKDFIKATNKLYEIYRINLNWYNKVIDSRKIVSNQLEGVSKVMENISRDIRKDISFQTSLEEQIALALEEFTIYPNEVFIYKDHLGSYNMDISLTSVYDNTKIIRKIISVVEEYIGKPCKIDQKSYMDKKNFKLLIKERNLFNVSTGVASRAREELSGDNYTCSEISMGRFLLALSDGMGTGLKANKESLTTIELLEELLMTGFDNSTAIKMINSLLILKSVEESFSTLDIALIDLQTGLCQLIKIGGAMVFIIRKDTIIAYESTSLPVGIVEKIELQTYDFKLHHGDAIIMVTDGIVDALESINKDINLAFKEIMSTINSNNPKVIARKILDKVKHKANQIDDDMTVLVSRIWRERE, from the coding sequence CAGTGTATTCATCTCTATTTCTGTTTTCAGTAGCTTTTTATAGCACTTTTCTAGGAAAGAAAATTGTCAATTATATGTTATTAGGGACAAGCATTCTTGGTTTATTGAGTCTAGGAAACCTTAATCTAACGATGAGGTATATCATCGCTCTAGTTCTAATAGGTGCATTTAATGGTTTCATTCTTTATTATAAAAAATCTCTGAGCAAAGTGGGACAAGCCACAGTATCATCTATACTCTTATTCCTGATTAACCTCGTTTATGTCTTAATGGGCGGCGATCGTAACTTGGCCTTCATGCTGGCTGTTTTAGAATGTGGACTTAATTTCATTATGGTCTATGTGCAGAGCTATTTTGTTTACATGGTTGGTAACACACAGAGAAAAACCACCTATAAACAAGAAGAACTCATTGCATCAGTTTTTGTACTTGCTTTAGCAGTGGTAGGGACTTATGGAATTCAGATTGGTAGTATTCAACTCTTTCTATTCTTATCCTATGGTCTGCTACTATTATTAGGTTATGTCTATGGTGCCGGTGTTGCATCAACAGTTGGTGTAGTCTTAGGTATTATTGTCAATGTTACTATATACCCTAATCCTTTACTCATTGCTACGTTTGCATTGTCTGGTATTTTGAGTGGCGCTTTCAGAGAACTGGATAAATGGGCAAGTGCACTGGCTTTCACTATGGGAAATTTAATATTTCACTTCTATTTCAATAACGAAATGATTTTTCAAGAGGTTCTTATCCCCATCCTATTAGTCGATTTTACATTTATGTTTTTACCAAAGGATTTAGTTAAGCATGGGCAGATCAAAAGTAGAAAAAATGAGTTGACAGAAAAAGAATATATGAATAGAGTGCAAGACATAACTCTTCAAAGGCTTGGAACTTTTTCGGATACATTCCAACAATTGGCGGCTACATTTGAGGATATATCTGAGAAGAAGATGGATCTTAGCAAAAGGGATGTATCCAAATTGATTGATGATGTAGCTGATCAAGTATGTAAGTATTGTGATCATATCGATTATTGTTGGAATAAGAATTTTTACAACACCTATCAGACTATCTATAGTATCTTAAACGCTGCTGATGAGAAGGGAACTATTGAATTCAAGGATATACCCGAATCTTTTTATAAGCAATGTTATAAATACAAGGATTTTATAAAAGCTACCAATAAGCTTTATGAAATATACCGAATCAATTTGAATTGGTATAACAAAGTAATAGACAGTCGGAAAATTGTATCCAATCAGTTAGAAGGCGTATCGAAGGTGATGGAGAATATATCGAGAGATATTAGAAAGGATATCAGTTTCCAAACCAGCCTAGAGGAGCAGATCGCATTAGCTCTTGAAGAGTTTACAATATATCCTAATGAGGTATTTATCTATAAAGATCATCTTGGTAGTTACAACATGGATATTAGTTTAACCAGTGTTTATGATAATACCAAAATTATAAGGAAAATTATATCTGTAGTTGAAGAATATATTGGTAAGCCATGTAAAATTGATCAAAAAAGTTACATGGATAAAAAGAACTTTAAGTTATTAATAAAAGAGCGTAACCTCTTTAATGTGTCAACAGGAGTAGCATCAAGGGCTAGAGAAGAGCTCTCAGGAGATAATTATACTTGCTCAGAAATCTCTATGGGACGTTTTCTTTTAGCTCTATCGGATGGAATGGGGACTGGTTTAAAGGCTAATAAAGAGAGTTTAACAACAATAGAGTTATTAGAAGAGTTGTTGATGACTGGTTTCGATAATTCTACGGCCATAAAAATGATCAACTCATTATTAATTTTAAAATCAGTGGAAGAAAGTTTCTCCACATTGGACATTGCTCTCATTGATTTACAAACAGGGTTATGCCAACTTATCAAAATAGGTGGAGCTATGGTTTTTATTATCAGAAAGGACACCATTATAGCATATGAATCTACATCATTACCAGTGGGGATTGTTGAGAAAATTGAACTTCAAACTTATGATTTTAAATTGCACCATGGAGATGCCATCATTATGGTGACAGATGGAATTGTGGATGCTCTAGAGAGCATCAATAAAGATATAAATTTAGCATTTAAAGAGATCATGTCTACAATCAATAGTAACAATCCTAAAGTCATTGCTAGAAAAATACTGGATAAGGTTAAGCATAAAGCCAATCAAATTGATGATGATATGACTGTTCTTGTCAGTCGAATATGGAGGGAGAGAGAATAA
- the tilS gene encoding tRNA lysidine(34) synthetase TilS, whose product MIKKVKGYVQQHKLIQDIDGIVVGVSGGADSICLLEVLWRLKEQYGYELLAVHIHHGIRGAEADEDQMFVEAYCKQRDITCRCYNFDVKKEAAIRKQSEEEVGRLLRYDVFQKELATFKKGVIAVAHHQNDQAETILFNLLRGSGLLGLCGMKPRRDDIIRPLLGVSRKEIETFLEKEDIPYRTDSTNKETLYSRNKMRLELIPYIQNHFNTNVIKHLNKTADLLRDEEDFLESQARKAYKDCVTKKRNDFFIDLGIFLELHSCIKRRVLRLVMKDYVRNLKDVTSMHIEDICQLAENQTGKQITLPKGIIVEKNYHTLKIYRKSEDQTMNSCSYAIKNIPDVVEIPELSQKVTVILYDHQQYQAKFKNNYTKCFDYDKIEYNLTLRTRQPGDYIHLKGMKGKKKLKDFFIDHKVPRVQRDQILLLAHGSEILWIIGYRVNHNYVVTDVTKSLMEVTISES is encoded by the coding sequence ATGATTAAGAAAGTTAAGGGATATGTTCAACAACATAAGCTTATACAAGATATAGATGGAATCGTAGTCGGTGTTTCAGGCGGAGCAGATTCCATTTGCCTTTTAGAAGTATTATGGCGGTTAAAAGAACAATATGGTTATGAATTATTAGCAGTACATATTCACCATGGAATACGTGGAGCAGAAGCAGATGAAGACCAAATGTTTGTTGAAGCATACTGTAAGCAAAGAGATATAACTTGTCGTTGCTATAACTTTGATGTAAAGAAAGAAGCAGCTATTCGAAAACAATCTGAAGAAGAAGTCGGTAGACTTTTACGATACGATGTTTTTCAAAAGGAACTTGCAACATTTAAAAAGGGTGTTATTGCAGTAGCTCATCATCAAAATGACCAAGCTGAAACCATTTTGTTTAATCTACTGAGAGGCTCTGGTCTACTTGGTTTATGTGGCATGAAACCTAGAAGGGATGACATAATAAGACCACTATTAGGTGTTTCGAGAAAAGAAATAGAAACCTTTCTTGAAAAAGAAGATATTCCTTATCGTACTGATTCAACAAATAAAGAAACATTATATTCGCGTAATAAAATGCGTTTAGAACTCATACCCTATATTCAGAATCATTTTAATACTAATGTGATTAAGCATCTTAATAAGACAGCAGATCTCTTACGAGATGAAGAAGACTTCTTAGAAAGCCAGGCAAGAAAAGCTTATAAAGATTGCGTTACAAAAAAGAGGAATGATTTTTTTATTGATTTAGGAATATTTCTAGAGTTACATTCCTGTATAAAGAGACGTGTACTTCGATTAGTCATGAAAGATTATGTAAGAAACTTAAAAGATGTTACGTCAATGCATATAGAAGACATATGCCAACTTGCTGAGAATCAAACAGGTAAGCAAATTACCTTGCCAAAAGGTATCATTGTTGAAAAAAATTATCATACACTAAAAATTTATCGAAAATCTGAAGATCAAACAATGAATAGCTGTTCTTATGCCATAAAAAACATCCCAGATGTAGTAGAAATACCTGAATTAAGTCAAAAGGTAACTGTTATTTTATATGATCACCAACAATATCAAGCAAAGTTTAAAAATAACTACACGAAATGCTTTGATTATGATAAAATAGAATATAATTTAACACTTCGAACAAGACAACCAGGTGATTATATTCATTTAAAAGGGATGAAAGGCAAGAAGAAATTGAAAGATTTCTTTATCGATCATAAAGTACCTCGGGTACAAAGAGATCAAATTTTATTGTTAGCTCATGGAAGTGAGATTCTATGGATCATAGGTTATAGAGTCAATCACAACTATGTAGTGACAGATGTAACAAAAAGCTTGATGGAAGTTACAATATCTGAATCTTAG